The following are encoded in a window of Ruminiclostridium herbifermentans genomic DNA:
- the fliG gene encoding flagellar motor switch protein FliG, which yields MKNLTRASSKTEYSGREKAAMLLISLGPDKSAEIFKHLKEEEIEQLTLEIANIRSVSPEEKERVLDEFYQICLAQEYIAEGGIGYAKDILEKALGSQKAIDIINKLTVSLQVRPFDFVRKTDPTQLLNFIQGEHPQTIALILSYLKPHQASVVLSALPQDKQADVARRIATMDRTSPDVIKEVERILEKKLSSLVTEDYTAAGGVQAIVDILNSVDRGTEKFIMETLEIEDTDLAEEIKRRMFVFEDILTLDGRSIQRFLREVDNNQLAVALKGATDDVQRLIFSNMSKRLSEMIKEDLEFMGPVRLKDVEEAQQKIVNIIRKLEDAGEIVISRGGGDEIIV from the coding sequence GTGAAGAACTTGACTAGAGCTAGTTCGAAGACTGAATACAGCGGAAGAGAGAAAGCAGCAATGTTGCTTATTTCATTAGGCCCTGATAAGTCAGCTGAAATTTTTAAACATTTAAAAGAAGAGGAAATAGAACAATTAACTCTTGAGATAGCTAATATTAGGTCAGTTAGTCCAGAGGAGAAAGAAAGGGTTCTTGATGAATTCTATCAAATTTGTCTTGCTCAGGAATATATTGCTGAAGGTGGTATAGGATATGCAAAGGATATTCTAGAAAAAGCGCTTGGCTCGCAAAAGGCGATTGATATTATTAATAAGCTGACTGTTTCATTACAAGTTAGACCTTTTGACTTTGTTCGAAAAACAGACCCTACTCAGCTGTTAAACTTTATTCAAGGTGAACATCCACAGACAATTGCATTAATTTTATCTTATTTAAAACCGCATCAAGCATCTGTAGTACTTTCAGCTTTACCACAAGATAAGCAAGCAGATGTTGCAAGAAGAATTGCAACTATGGATAGAACATCTCCTGATGTAATTAAAGAAGTAGAGCGTATTTTGGAAAAGAAGCTTTCTTCATTAGTTACAGAGGATTATACTGCTGCTGGAGGAGTTCAGGCAATTGTAGATATCCTTAACTCCGTTGACAGAGGTACAGAAAAGTTTATTATGGAAACATTAGAAATAGAAGATACAGATTTAGCTGAAGAAATTAAGAGACGTATGTTCGTATTTGAAGATATTCTTACTCTTGACGGAAGGTCTATTCAGAGATTCCTTAGAGAAGTTGATAATAATCAGCTCGCAGTTGCTCTTAAGGGCGCAACAGACGATGTTCAGAGACTTATTTTCTCAAATATGTCTAAGCGCTTAAGTGAAATGATTAAAGAGGATCTGGAATTTATGGGACCTGTTAGACTTAAGGATGTTGAAGAAGCTCAACAGAAGATTGTTAACATAATACGTAAACTGGAGGATGCTGGTGAGATAGTTATTTCCAGAGGCGGAGGAGATGAAATAATTGTCTAG
- a CDS encoding FliH/SctL family protein: MSSNRIFKNHQVSVGMPFQILNPVTYQPPVVKIKNLDQEQPEEVEEIDYKAIGEEIVNKAKEEADLIVKEALLEAKDIISKANLEIEELVNKVTNEAREEGYNQGIAQAKQEYEQLIEEAQSIKEQASVEYKNVLDSLESDAVNTILEIAKKVISKELECKQNILLLVKDAFEKCSKDRKAVLRLNEQDYNYVNENKEELFSMLERSEETEIKKDLSLKEGGCIIDTSLGSIDASADTKFEKIENDFRSILGEKID, from the coding sequence TTGTCTAGTAATAGAATATTCAAAAATCATCAAGTTAGTGTTGGTATGCCTTTTCAAATATTAAATCCAGTAACATATCAACCACCGGTTGTTAAAATAAAGAATTTAGACCAAGAACAGCCTGAAGAGGTAGAAGAGATTGATTATAAGGCTATTGGAGAGGAAATAGTTAATAAAGCAAAGGAAGAAGCAGATCTTATTGTTAAAGAAGCACTTCTTGAGGCAAAGGATATTATTTCTAAAGCAAACCTTGAGATAGAAGAACTAGTAAATAAAGTAACTAATGAGGCAAGAGAAGAAGGATATAATCAAGGTATTGCTCAAGCAAAGCAGGAGTATGAGCAATTGATTGAAGAAGCCCAAAGTATTAAAGAACAGGCAAGTGTGGAATATAAAAATGTCCTTGATTCTTTGGAATCTGATGCTGTAAATACTATTCTAGAAATTGCAAAAAAAGTTATTAGCAAAGAGTTAGAGTGTAAGCAAAACATCTTACTTTTAGTTAAAGATGCTTTTGAAAAGTGCTCAAAAGATCGTAAGGCTGTTTTAAGACTTAATGAGCAGGATTATAATTATGTAAATGAAAATAAAGAAGAACTTTTTTCAATGCTGGAAAGATCTGAGGAAACAGAAATAAAGAAAGATTTGTCTTTAAAAGAAGGTGGCTGCATAATTGATACTTCACTTGGAAGTATTGATGCTAGTGCTGACACTAAATTTGAAAAGATTGAGAATGATTTTAGAAGTATTTTAGGTGAGAAAATAGATTAA
- the fliI gene encoding flagellar protein export ATPase FliI yields MIDLNKYQYKLQSKDYIEYIGKVSKVVGLTIESDGPQASIGDLCNIQVLKGEPIKAEVVGFKDDKVLLMPLGEMTGISPGSIVSSNGEILSVAVGPELVGRVLDGLGRPMDGKGPINTKISYPTMNKPPNPMTRKRISEPLPLGVKAIDGLLTVGKGQRVGIFAGSGVGKSTLMGMIARNTKADINVIALIGERGREVREFIEKDLSEEGLARSVVVVATSDQPALVRLKGALVATAIAEYFRDSGKDVLLLMDSLTRYAMAQREVGLSIGEPPVSRGYTPSVFSVFPKLLERAGTDENGSITGLYTVLVDGDDLTEPVTDTARGILDGHIVLSRALANKNHYPAIDVLASVSRVMGDIIDKEQKKCASDIKKTMAIYKESEDMINIGAYTKGSSEKIDYAIKYNDAITDFLQQETGQKVSFDEVRENVLNLLK; encoded by the coding sequence ATGATTGACCTTAATAAGTATCAATATAAATTACAATCAAAAGATTATATAGAGTATATTGGCAAGGTATCTAAGGTTGTAGGATTAACTATAGAATCTGATGGTCCACAAGCAAGTATTGGAGATTTATGTAATATACAAGTTTTAAAAGGTGAGCCAATAAAGGCAGAAGTTGTAGGCTTTAAGGATGATAAGGTTTTGCTTATGCCATTAGGTGAAATGACAGGCATTTCTCCTGGCAGTATAGTTTCATCAAATGGAGAGATTCTTTCTGTAGCTGTTGGACCAGAATTGGTTGGAAGGGTACTTGATGGCTTAGGAAGACCTATGGATGGGAAAGGTCCCATAAACACTAAAATTAGCTATCCAACAATGAATAAACCACCAAATCCTATGACAAGAAAAAGGATTTCTGAACCCCTTCCTCTTGGAGTGAAGGCCATCGATGGATTGCTAACAGTGGGTAAGGGACAAAGAGTTGGTATATTTGCTGGTAGTGGTGTTGGTAAGAGTACTTTAATGGGAATGATTGCTCGAAATACAAAAGCTGATATAAATGTAATTGCTCTTATAGGTGAGCGTGGCAGAGAGGTTCGAGAATTTATTGAGAAAGATTTATCAGAGGAAGGTTTAGCTAGATCAGTAGTTGTTGTTGCAACATCAGACCAGCCTGCACTTGTAAGACTAAAAGGTGCTTTAGTTGCAACTGCTATCGCCGAGTATTTCAGAGATAGTGGGAAGGATGTTTTACTTTTGATGGATTCCCTTACTAGATATGCAATGGCACAAAGGGAAGTTGGACTTTCTATTGGAGAACCTCCTGTATCCCGTGGATATACTCCGTCAGTATTTTCGGTATTCCCTAAGCTATTGGAAAGAGCGGGTACAGATGAAAATGGTTCAATTACAGGATTGTATACTGTTTTGGTAGATGGTGATGACTTGACAGAGCCTGTTACAGACACCGCAAGAGGTATATTAGACGGACATATTGTTTTGTCCAGAGCATTAGCCAATAAGAATCATTATCCTGCAATAGACGTATTAGCGAGCGTTAGTAGGGTAATGGGTGACATTATAGATAAAGAACAAAAAAAGTGTGCATCAGACATTAAAAAAACCATGGCAATATACAAGGAATCAGAGGATATGATTAATATTGGTGCATATACAAAGGGCAGCAGTGAAAAAATTGATTATGCTATTAAATATAATGATGCAATAACTGATTTCTTACAGCAAGAAACAGGACAAAAAGTATCGTTTGATGAAGTGAGAGAAAATGTTTTAAACTTACTCAAATAA
- the fliJ gene encoding flagellar export protein FliJ encodes MQKFSFRLQSVLKLKEQLEDNAKNNLARATKELETQKFYLEELMNENDASINSLTEEVYEGIPVYRVRLYNNYLSLMKEKIVNQKENVNIAEHNVDTNREALIKAMQERKVLEKLKDKKYDEYLKDQNKAEQVGIDELNSFKFKDI; translated from the coding sequence ATGCAAAAATTTTCATTCAGATTACAGTCTGTTTTAAAACTAAAGGAGCAATTGGAGGATAACGCTAAGAATAATCTGGCTCGAGCCACAAAGGAGCTTGAAACCCAGAAGTTTTATCTTGAAGAACTTATGAATGAAAATGATGCATCAATTAATAGCTTAACAGAAGAGGTTTATGAGGGAATACCTGTATATAGAGTAAGATTATATAATAATTATTTATCATTAATGAAAGAAAAAATTGTTAACCAAAAAGAAAATGTAAATATAGCAGAACACAATGTCGATACAAATAGAGAAGCGTTGATTAAAGCAATGCAAGAACGCAAGGTATTAGAAAAATTAAAAGATAAAAAATATGATGAATACCTAAAAGATCAAAACAAAGCAGAACAAGTTGGAATAGATGAATTAAATAGTTTTAAATTCAAAGACATCTAG
- a CDS encoding flagellar hook-length control protein FliK, with translation MISYSNTSKLLFFQGQNNAVNTKSRSSQRTADTAFKTVFENTVNGNSRVANDRSVSRRDNNASQNAESKIKYKSYKDIERDTTINSKESSVENANDNAKVQNVDSKAEELQKNSKANDETINLLAQMLGIQPAELVKLANELGFSAEDLTNADKLPLFMDKLSSVLELNASQKAMMNMLAMEISKQLGSENSKDSVSSLEAATSDDNEVKTNSINNIKTINLSEIAEDIKAKMDKLIQNAEISQESITSEISKVVEAMRAQTKGVVSVEQEALKTDTSTDVKSVTEESLEELVANKAKEDSAKADNSKSKEKSENAESNKAVADTKIVNNQVAASNTQNQQQNEQNLQAFADIKINAVNNQTQVHKAEFVMSQPVRTSEVINQVVEQAKVIIGQDKSEMIIHLKPDHLGKLELKVVTEQGIVAAKFIAESHQVKEIIETNMQLLKDSLEKQGLAIDNVSVQVGQEKQSNYNQQNAHQSNNKNNGIKFGGSELNTDKVGYNVLETLPERLAQYGNETNTVNFIA, from the coding sequence ATGATATCTTACAGTAATACTTCAAAATTACTATTTTTTCAAGGTCAGAATAATGCTGTGAATACAAAATCTAGGTCTTCTCAAAGAACTGCTGATACAGCATTTAAAACTGTTTTTGAAAACACTGTTAACGGTAATTCAAGAGTTGCAAATGATAGGAGTGTATCTAGAAGAGATAATAATGCATCCCAAAATGCTGAGTCAAAGATAAAGTATAAGTCTTATAAAGATATAGAGAGGGATACAACCATTAACTCAAAGGAAAGTTCAGTTGAAAATGCTAATGACAATGCTAAAGTACAGAATGTTGATTCAAAAGCTGAAGAGTTACAAAAAAATTCTAAGGCAAATGATGAAACAATTAATTTATTGGCACAAATGCTTGGAATACAACCAGCTGAATTAGTAAAGCTTGCGAATGAACTCGGCTTTAGTGCAGAAGATTTAACAAATGCAGATAAGCTGCCGCTGTTTATGGATAAGCTTTCCAGTGTTCTAGAACTTAATGCTTCACAGAAAGCAATGATGAATATGTTAGCTATGGAAATATCAAAGCAGCTTGGCTCAGAAAATAGTAAAGATTCCGTATCAAGCCTTGAGGCTGCTACATCTGATGACAATGAAGTTAAAACTAATTCCATTAATAATATAAAAACTATTAACCTTTCAGAGATAGCAGAAGATATTAAGGCAAAGATGGATAAATTGATTCAGAATGCTGAGATAAGCCAAGAATCAATTACTTCTGAGATATCAAAAGTGGTTGAAGCTATGAGAGCCCAAACTAAGGGTGTTGTCAGTGTGGAACAAGAAGCTTTAAAGACAGATACTTCTACTGATGTTAAATCGGTAACAGAAGAGAGTTTAGAAGAGCTTGTTGCTAATAAGGCAAAAGAAGATTCAGCTAAAGCAGATAATTCAAAGTCAAAAGAAAAATCTGAAAATGCAGAGTCTAATAAAGCAGTGGCAGATACAAAGATTGTAAATAATCAAGTAGCTGCAAGTAATACCCAAAATCAGCAACAAAATGAGCAAAACTTACAAGCTTTTGCTGATATTAAGATTAACGCTGTTAACAACCAAACTCAGGTTCATAAAGCAGAATTTGTAATGTCACAGCCAGTTAGAACTTCTGAGGTAATAAATCAGGTTGTGGAACAGGCAAAGGTTATTATTGGTCAGGATAAATCAGAGATGATTATTCATCTAAAGCCAGATCACTTAGGTAAACTTGAATTGAAAGTTGTGACAGAGCAAGGCATAGTTGCAGCTAAGTTTATTGCAGAGAGCCATCAGGTTAAAGAAATTATCGAAACAAATATGCAATTACTAAAGGATTCTCTGGAAAAACAGGGATTGGCTATTGACAATGTAAGCGTTCAAGTTGGACAAGAGAAGCAAAGTAATTACAATCAGCAAAATGCGCACCAAAGCAATAATAAGAATAACGGTATCAAATTTGGAGGTAGTGAATTAAATACTGACAAAGTTGGATACAATGTTTTAGAAACTTTGCCTGAAAGACTTGCACAATATGGCAATGAGACAAATACCGTTAATTTTATAGCTTAA
- a CDS encoding flagellar hook capping FlgD N-terminal domain-containing protein — MATSGVTGSIDEIIARTQTSAKTRKNGGDLGKDDFLNLLVTQLRYQDPLEPTDDKEFIAQMAQFSSLEQMQNMNKVLTNSQAFSLIGKYVTANTTDESTLEVKTILGQVSTVKMMNGKVFLEVDGHDVNIDSVTEVVDIRFANSNISDYANLIGYRVKGAVYDSSNGNLIYLNGDVTQIQKGATEDYAVLNNVSVNIAEITGSKSTSADYTTKYLEENVGKEVKVTIKDKNGKKVPVIATLQSYNIDDKGNITGILDDVYVSVDSVANIQKASPQTTTE; from the coding sequence ATGGCAACAAGTGGAGTAACCGGTTCAATTGATGAAATTATTGCAAGGACACAAACAAGTGCTAAAACAAGAAAAAATGGCGGTGACTTAGGTAAGGATGATTTTCTAAATCTTTTAGTGACACAGCTAAGATATCAGGATCCATTAGAGCCTACTGATGACAAGGAATTTATTGCTCAAATGGCACAGTTTAGTTCCTTGGAGCAAATGCAGAATATGAATAAGGTTTTAACTAATTCACAAGCCTTCAGTTTAATTGGCAAATATGTAACAGCAAATACCACTGATGAAAGTACTTTAGAAGTTAAAACTATTCTAGGACAAGTATCTACAGTTAAAATGATGAATGGCAAGGTGTTCTTAGAGGTAGACGGTCATGATGTTAATATTGACAGTGTAACTGAGGTTGTTGATATTCGCTTTGCTAATTCAAATATATCTGATTATGCTAATTTAATAGGGTATAGGGTTAAGGGCGCTGTATATGATTCATCTAATGGTAACTTGATTTATTTAAATGGTGATGTAACACAGATTCAAAAAGGAGCTACTGAGGACTATGCAGTACTGAATAATGTAAGCGTCAATATTGCAGAGATAACAGGCTCTAAAAGCACAAGTGCTGATTATACTACAAAGTATTTAGAAGAAAATGTTGGTAAAGAAGTCAAAGTAACAATAAAGGATAAAAATGGAAAGAAGGTTCCTGTTATTGCTACATTACAGAGTTATAACATCGATGATAAAGGCAATATAACTGGTATACTTGATGATGTATATGTATCTGTTGACAGTGTAGCAAATATTCAGAAAGCGTCACCGCAAACAACAACTGAATAA
- a CDS encoding TIGR02530 family flagellar biosynthesis protein, with the protein MVINNNYSNRIINSPLNTGKVRTNNVRSANNAPAGVGFENFLQQAIDKNTEVKFSKHAELRMQARNIDLTQTQKDKINNAVSMAQKKGVKDSLVILDDMAFVVNINSKTVITAVNNNELKDNVFTNIDGAIFA; encoded by the coding sequence ATGGTTATAAATAATAATTATTCAAACAGAATAATAAATTCGCCTTTAAATACTGGGAAAGTCAGAACCAATAATGTCAGAAGTGCTAATAATGCTCCTGCAGGAGTTGGATTTGAAAATTTTCTTCAACAAGCAATAGATAAGAACACTGAAGTCAAATTTTCAAAGCATGCAGAATTAAGGATGCAGGCACGAAATATTGATTTAACCCAGACTCAGAAGGATAAGATTAACAATGCAGTTTCTATGGCTCAAAAAAAGGGCGTAAAGGACTCTTTGGTTATTCTGGATGATATGGCTTTTGTTGTAAATATAAATAGTAAGACAGTAATTACTGCAGTTAACAACAATGAGTTAAAGGATAATGTTTTTACAAACATTGACGGTGCAATATTTGCATAG
- a CDS encoding flagellar hook protein FlgE, producing MMRSMFSGVSGLRAHQQRMDVIGNNVANVNTVGFKSSRVTFQEVFNQTLSGASAPDSATSRGGTNPMQVGLGTSVGSIDTLMSTGSSERTDNATDLSISGDGFFIVRGSSADTFKFTRAGNFGLDKLGNLVSGSGYCVYGWQKRNDDGTFDTESPVEPINLYSDIHNGNKRIIAARATTSATFSGNLDAARPALGAGATDVQFAVPFTVYDALGNSYELSVNFRKSTIDVDGTNWEYTITHDNGTATPDTYHTGTVKFNTEGRIISGITDTFTVDLDETTTGAADFPINLNFANLTMFAADSSVIPSDINGYSTGTLTTFSIGSDGIITGIYSNGEQQALGCVALANFSNPAGLQKVGDNLFIPTTNSGNFTKGLAAGTGGTGTLTPGTLEMSNVDLSSEFTNMIITQRGFQANSRIITTSDEMLQELVNLKR from the coding sequence ATGATGAGATCAATGTTTTCTGGTGTTTCTGGATTAAGAGCACACCAGCAAAGAATGGATGTTATAGGTAATAATGTTGCAAACGTAAATACAGTCGGTTTTAAGTCAAGTAGAGTAACCTTCCAAGAAGTTTTTAATCAGACACTTAGTGGTGCTTCAGCTCCTGATTCTGCAACAAGCAGAGGAGGTACTAACCCTATGCAGGTAGGTCTTGGTACAAGTGTAGGCTCTATAGATACACTTATGAGTACAGGCAGTTCAGAGAGAACTGATAATGCAACAGACTTGTCAATTTCAGGTGACGGTTTCTTCATAGTAAGAGGCTCAAGTGCCGATACGTTCAAATTTACCAGAGCTGGTAACTTTGGTTTGGACAAGTTAGGAAATCTTGTTTCAGGAAGTGGATATTGTGTCTATGGTTGGCAGAAAAGAAATGACGATGGCACATTTGATACAGAGAGTCCAGTTGAACCAATAAATCTGTATAGTGATATTCATAATGGTAATAAAAGGATAATTGCAGCTAGAGCAACTACAAGTGCAACCTTTTCAGGGAACTTAGATGCTGCTAGGCCAGCACTTGGAGCTGGTGCAACTGATGTTCAGTTTGCAGTTCCATTTACTGTATATGATGCATTAGGAAACAGCTATGAACTTTCTGTTAATTTCAGAAAAAGTACAATAGATGTAGACGGGACAAATTGGGAATATACAATTACTCATGACAATGGTACAGCCACACCTGATACCTATCACACTGGAACGGTTAAATTTAATACAGAAGGAAGAATCATAAGCGGAATTACAGATACTTTTACTGTTGATTTAGATGAAACAACTACTGGAGCAGCTGATTTTCCTATAAACTTGAATTTTGCTAATTTGACAATGTTTGCTGCAGACAGTTCAGTTATTCCTTCAGATATAAACGGATATTCCACAGGTACTCTTACAACCTTTAGCATAGGTTCTGATGGAATTATTACTGGTATATATAGCAATGGTGAACAGCAAGCATTAGGCTGTGTAGCTTTGGCTAATTTCTCTAATCCGGCAGGTCTTCAGAAGGTTGGAGATAATTTATTTATTCCTACAACAAATTCAGGAAATTTCACTAAGGGATTGGCAGCTGGAACAGGTGGAACCGGGACATTAACTCCAGGTACATTAGAAATGTCAAATGTTGACCTTTCAAGTGAATTTACAAATATGATAATTACTCAAAGAGGCTTCCAAGCTAATAGCAGAATTATTACTACTTCAGATGAAATGCTTCAAGAGTTAGTTAATCTTAAGCGATAA
- a CDS encoding flagellar FlbD family protein encodes MIRLTKLNNSFFVINCELIETIESTPDTVITLNNGKKYVVAESVDEVVERVIEYKKRIFANKYNDLTSEE; translated from the coding sequence ATGATAAGATTAACTAAATTAAACAACTCATTCTTTGTAATTAATTGTGAGTTAATAGAGACAATAGAGAGTACCCCTGATACGGTAATAACATTAAACAACGGTAAAAAATATGTTGTTGCTGAAAGTGTTGATGAAGTTGTAGAAAGGGTAATAGAATACAAAAAACGAATATTCGCTAACAAATATAATGATTTGACAAGTGAAGAATGA
- a CDS encoding flagellar basal body-associated FliL family protein, which produces MEGKSSYFVLLVIVACLSITLAFLAIGYFFFASGSSTEKEVIVISEVIPGEDELSNKVIFQNKNFNLKKTDSKQIAVISLSASMKHFKTVEELKKEEEVTAKIDFYSTEINSAIGSYFQDLTLEDVAKKSTRTKAEEDLKNIINEILTKNDKKASPLVYSITFDYWFYQ; this is translated from the coding sequence TTGGAGGGAAAAAGCAGCTATTTTGTCTTACTTGTTATAGTAGCATGTTTATCAATTACACTTGCTTTCCTTGCAATTGGCTATTTCTTTTTTGCCAGTGGTTCAAGCACGGAAAAAGAAGTCATTGTAATTAGTGAAGTAATTCCAGGAGAAGATGAACTTTCAAACAAAGTTATTTTTCAGAACAAGAATTTTAATTTGAAGAAGACTGATTCTAAACAAATTGCAGTTATTTCACTTAGTGCAAGTATGAAGCATTTTAAGACTGTAGAAGAATTAAAAAAAGAAGAAGAAGTTACTGCAAAAATTGATTTTTATAGTACAGAAATAAATTCTGCTATCGGTTCATATTTTCAGGACTTAACACTAGAAGATGTTGCTAAGAAAAGTACCAGGACTAAAGCAGAAGAAGACTTAAAGAATATAATAAATGAAATATTAACCAAAAATGATAAAAAGGCAAGTCCTCTAGTTTATTCAATAACTTTTGACTACTGGTTTTATCAATAG
- the fliM gene encoding flagellar motor switch protein FliM, whose product MGDILSQNEIDELLKALTTGDIDVQQIQTTKTEKKIKLHDFKKPPKFANDHKRTLQFIYENYARLIQSFLSGYLRTLVQVDVLSVDALQYSEFSNSLANPVVLAVVDFSPLSGSIIFEMDPSIAYALIDRILGGRGSAMDRVRSFTEIELAILERIIVQILNLMREPWESIVSIKPRLEKIETNAQFAQLIHPNEMVALITLNVVVGDVKGMINICIPHMVVEPIMPKLSTKLWFTSNESEKVENHQQDIELRIENTLVPVRAILGNTTINISEFLDLQVGDVVPLETNINASLEVMVGNIPKFHAKPGVKKNKIAVKIIDVIGREED is encoded by the coding sequence GTGGGAGATATATTATCTCAGAATGAGATTGATGAACTGCTAAAAGCTCTTACTACCGGAGATATAGATGTACAGCAGATTCAGACCACTAAAACAGAAAAGAAAATAAAACTTCATGATTTTAAGAAACCACCTAAATTTGCAAATGATCATAAGCGTACACTTCAATTCATTTATGAAAACTATGCTAGATTGATTCAATCATTTTTATCTGGGTATTTGCGAACCTTGGTACAAGTTGATGTTCTATCAGTAGATGCTCTGCAGTACAGTGAATTCAGTAATTCATTAGCAAATCCTGTAGTGCTTGCAGTTGTTGATTTTAGTCCATTAAGTGGATCAATAATATTTGAAATGGATCCAAGCATTGCATATGCTCTTATTGATAGAATCCTTGGAGGAAGAGGATCTGCAATGGATAGAGTCAGATCATTTACTGAGATTGAGTTGGCGATATTAGAAAGAATTATTGTTCAAATACTGAATCTCATGCGCGAACCATGGGAGAGTATAGTTTCTATAAAGCCAAGATTGGAAAAAATAGAAACCAACGCTCAATTTGCTCAGCTTATTCATCCAAATGAAATGGTTGCTCTGATTACATTGAATGTTGTAGTGGGTGATGTGAAGGGTATGATTAATATATGTATACCTCATATGGTTGTAGAACCTATAATGCCAAAACTGAGTACTAAACTCTGGTTTACAAGCAATGAATCTGAAAAAGTTGAAAATCACCAACAAGATATAGAGTTGAGGATAGAAAATACTTTAGTGCCTGTTAGAGCAATTTTAGGGAATACTACAATCAATATTAGTGAATTTTTAGATTTACAAGTTGGTGATGTTGTACCACTTGAAACTAATATAAATGCAAGCTTAGAGGTAATGGTAGGTAATATACCTAAATTTCATGCTAAGCCAGGAGTTAAGAAAAACAAAATTGCAGTTAAAATAATTGATGTGATAGGAAGGGAGGAAGATTAG